A single region of the Deltaproteobacteria bacterium genome encodes:
- a CDS encoding thioredoxin domain-containing protein: MRFRFLSLAILIMNFILVGNLALADQISKDESARLESFFKKRFGANIGPDTTVKVEGFEESPVKGLKQGKFIIQTPTGAQDVTFMIGPDGKYVMMGNMVDTKTFEETPIEGIKKGSIPVARGEFPLLMTSDGKFLIINSEIVDTGKFKESKLKGIKEGSFLMGGRQEVPVFISANGQYIVLGSELYDSTVDPHQEVMEKISLKDIPTKGAKDAKVTIVEYSDFQCPFCKRGKDMIPSILKEYDGKVKISYKQLPLQNHNWAMPAAIASLCAYEQGNDKFWKFHDMLFDNQKDIKLENSEEKFNEYAKELGLDTKKFDACLDSKEVKAKVETQMKEASSIGVSSTPTFVVNGMIVPGANPEGLKSAIEIQLSEDS, encoded by the coding sequence ATGAGATTTAGATTTTTATCATTGGCAATACTTATTATGAATTTTATCCTGGTAGGGAATCTGGCGTTAGCCGATCAAATATCGAAGGATGAATCTGCGAGGCTCGAATCGTTTTTCAAGAAAAGATTCGGCGCAAACATAGGCCCGGACACAACCGTAAAAGTAGAGGGCTTCGAAGAGAGCCCTGTAAAGGGACTGAAACAGGGGAAATTCATTATCCAAACCCCGACGGGCGCACAGGATGTTACGTTCATGATCGGCCCGGACGGGAAGTACGTGATGATGGGTAACATGGTGGATACGAAAACATTTGAAGAGACACCTATAGAGGGAATCAAAAAAGGCTCAATTCCGGTAGCTCGCGGAGAATTTCCGCTGCTCATGACATCGGACGGTAAATTCCTCATCATAAACAGCGAGATAGTGGATACGGGTAAATTCAAGGAGTCCAAGTTAAAAGGTATTAAAGAAGGCTCATTCCTTATGGGTGGGCGTCAGGAGGTTCCGGTTTTTATAAGCGCTAACGGTCAATACATTGTACTGGGAAGCGAGCTTTATGACTCAACCGTGGACCCTCATCAAGAGGTAATGGAAAAAATATCGCTTAAAGATATACCTACCAAGGGCGCGAAGGACGCCAAGGTTACGATTGTAGAGTATTCCGATTTTCAATGTCCGTTCTGCAAGAGAGGGAAAGACATGATTCCGTCTATCCTCAAGGAATACGACGGCAAGGTGAAGATTTCCTATAAGCAGCTGCCTTTACAGAATCATAACTGGGCCATGCCCGCCGCAATCGCCTCACTTTGCGCTTATGAGCAGGGTAATGATAAATTCTGGAAATTCCACGATATGCTGTTCGATAATCAAAAAGATATAAAACTGGAAAATTCTGAAGAAAAGTTCAATGAATACGCCAAGGAGCTGGGTCTGGACACCAAAAAATTCGATGCCTGCCTGGATTCCAAAGAGGTTAAGGCAAAGGTAGAAACTCAGATGAAAGAGGCCTCTTCTATAGGGGTGTCCTCAACTCCGACTTTTGTGGTAAACGGAATGATAGTCCCCGGGGCGAATCCGGAAGGACTCAAATCAGCAATTGAGATTCAATTGTCTGAAGATTCCTGA
- a CDS encoding MBL fold metallo-hydrolase, with translation MRVCTLASGSSGNSLYIESRDARVLVDAGISLRQITIRLKKIGVELSDLDAVVVTHEHSDHTAAIPRINVPVHVASATAHLWRNKVNRLREFDSDSPFAIKDLFITPFSVPHDALDPVGFTVESQRGEKVGVVTDIGSVTQLVKERLRGSNVLVMEFNHDNDILLYSHYPWDLKQRIKGRLGHLSNLQASELLDELIDCELKHVVLAHLSQVNNRPEVAFNSASNVVKRKGAETEVRVSLAPRKTIGEVLGI, from the coding sequence ATGAGAGTATGTACACTCGCAAGCGGAAGTTCGGGAAACTCTCTTTATATTGAGTCCCGGGACGCCAGGGTACTCGTCGACGCAGGGATAAGCCTGAGGCAGATTACCATTAGGCTCAAGAAGATCGGTGTGGAGCTTTCCGATCTGGACGCCGTTGTTGTAACTCACGAGCACTCGGACCATACGGCTGCGATTCCGAGGATAAATGTCCCGGTCCATGTCGCTTCGGCGACGGCCCATCTCTGGCGGAACAAGGTGAACCGCCTCCGGGAATTTGACAGCGACTCCCCTTTTGCGATAAAGGATCTTTTTATTACTCCGTTTTCCGTGCCTCACGATGCGCTTGACCCGGTAGGTTTTACGGTCGAGTCTCAAAGAGGCGAGAAAGTCGGTGTCGTGACGGACATAGGCTCCGTCACTCAGCTGGTAAAAGAGAGACTCAGGGGATCAAATGTGCTTGTAATGGAATTCAACCACGACAACGACATCCTTCTTTACAGCCATTATCCGTGGGACCTTAAACAGAGGATCAAGGGCCGTCTCGGACACCTTTCCAATCTCCAGGCATCGGAGCTTCTGGACGAGCTTATTGACTGTGAATTAAAACACGTCGTGCTGGCACATCTGAGCCAGGTTAACAACAGACCCGAAGTCGCTTTCAACTCCGCTTCAAATGTTGTAAAAAGAAAGGGCGCTGAAACGGAAGTGCGGGTTTCTCTTGCTCCTAGGAAAACAATCGGGGAGGTGCTCGGGATTTGA
- a CDS encoding RDD family protein, which translates to MDIPIKPAAGNDPYNDESPFVEKRTAAGYETGAGVESPESKEFSKEKEEDVSAGSGKGYHSADMAPGENSSNDEEEYPSIISDPFLLDEDNEGYRRDDLGKPRESYALETQVFNLAGVMTRGAAFIVDIIIITLTAFISARAGLYFAGGFGAEIYGSDRVLTPLYLALLILASTYFVFLHGLTGTTIGKMLMGIKLINNEGDNVGLWDSFVRWVGYYVSASFLFAGFFWSLFDRESQTWHDKIAGTYVVKD; encoded by the coding sequence TTGGATATTCCTATAAAGCCCGCCGCGGGAAACGACCCGTATAATGATGAAAGTCCTTTTGTGGAAAAGAGAACTGCTGCCGGATATGAAACCGGAGCCGGAGTTGAATCCCCTGAGTCTAAAGAGTTCTCTAAAGAAAAGGAGGAGGATGTATCAGCCGGCTCGGGGAAAGGATATCATTCAGCAGATATGGCACCCGGGGAGAATTCATCCAACGATGAGGAGGAGTATCCCAGCATAATATCGGACCCCTTCTTGCTGGACGAAGACAACGAGGGTTACAGAAGGGATGATTTAGGAAAACCGAGGGAAAGTTACGCTCTCGAGACCCAGGTTTTCAATCTTGCAGGTGTTATGACACGAGGAGCGGCTTTTATAGTTGATATTATTATTATCACGCTTACGGCGTTTATTTCGGCGCGGGCGGGTCTTTATTTTGCCGGAGGATTTGGTGCGGAAATCTACGGCTCGGACAGAGTCCTTACCCCGCTCTATTTAGCTCTTTTAATTCTGGCATCCACATACTTTGTTTTCCTTCACGGACTCACCGGAACCACGATAGGAAAGATGCTGATGGGTATTAAATTGATAAATAACGAAGGAGATAACGTAGGTTTATGGGATTCTTTCGTCAGGTGGGTGGGCTATTATGTGTCTGCCTCATTTCTGTTTGCCGGATTTTTCTGGTCGCTATTCGATCGGGAGTCTCAGACCTGGCATGATAAGATCGCAGGGACTTATGTTGTGAAAGATTGA
- the gshA gene encoding glutamate--cysteine ligase → MKQIIELNDKISRNKDKLESWLESKTEELFIPLYSSVDLRVSDYKVSPVDTNIFPAGFNNLSETFRDRTSMLFKNYFERKHPKVKSILIVPELHTRNTYYWENISVLKSILEKVNYSVEVGIVSDDFGQDEIVFKAQGGKEVYAGKVMKEDHKVFTSKTVPDLLLINNDFSEKCPKTLRDIRQPVEPPIEIGWHTRRKSVHFEFYNKLAGEASEVLGIDPWIITIETLSAEGVDFDDPGDRERVARIADEMLEKLRGEYRQRGVSEEPYLFLKSDSGTYGMAVISVSSGDEIRSLNSESRKRMRVSKGGKPVRDIVIQEGIPTALRVDSEVVGEPVFYMIEDRVAGAFLRLNRGKSELENLNSRGMEFSPIYNGNELVKGIDKNAVFSPAQELVSCIASMAAGYEIEKILEEGGCKEEVS, encoded by the coding sequence ATGAAACAGATTATTGAACTGAACGATAAAATTTCCCGCAATAAGGACAAACTTGAATCCTGGTTAGAGAGTAAAACCGAAGAATTGTTCATACCGCTTTATTCATCGGTAGACCTCAGGGTGTCGGATTATAAGGTCTCCCCTGTTGATACGAACATTTTCCCCGCGGGTTTCAATAACCTTTCGGAGACCTTCAGAGACAGGACGTCAATGTTGTTCAAGAATTATTTCGAACGGAAGCACCCGAAGGTTAAATCCATTCTGATCGTTCCCGAGCTTCATACAAGAAATACGTACTACTGGGAGAATATATCGGTACTCAAATCGATCCTTGAGAAGGTGAATTACAGTGTTGAAGTGGGGATCGTGAGCGACGACTTCGGTCAGGATGAGATCGTTTTCAAGGCTCAAGGGGGAAAAGAAGTATATGCCGGTAAGGTAATGAAAGAAGACCATAAGGTCTTTACTTCTAAAACGGTCCCGGACTTACTGCTAATTAATAACGACTTTTCCGAAAAGTGTCCGAAGACTCTGAGGGATATACGGCAGCCGGTAGAACCGCCGATTGAAATAGGCTGGCACACACGGAGAAAGAGTGTGCATTTTGAGTTCTATAACAAGCTTGCGGGGGAGGCGTCCGAGGTTTTGGGTATAGACCCGTGGATTATCACGATCGAAACTTTATCCGCAGAGGGCGTGGATTTTGATGATCCCGGAGACCGTGAAAGGGTGGCACGTATCGCGGATGAAATGCTTGAAAAGCTGAGGGGGGAATACAGACAGAGGGGGGTTTCCGAGGAGCCTTACCTGTTCCTCAAGAGCGACTCGGGCACGTATGGAATGGCTGTTATCAGTGTTTCGAGCGGGGACGAAATACGTTCTCTCAATTCGGAGAGTAGGAAGCGTATGAGGGTCAGCAAGGGCGGAAAACCCGTGAGGGACATAGTTATTCAGGAAGGTATTCCTACCGCTTTAAGGGTTGACTCCGAAGTGGTCGGAGAGCCTGTATTCTATATGATAGAGGATAGGGTAGCCGGTGCGTTTCTAAGGCTTAACAGAGGAAAATCCGAACTTGAAAATCTTAATTCCAGGGGTATGGAATTTTCACCTATCTACAATGGAAATGAGCTCGTAAAAGGCATTGATAAGAACGCGGTCTTCTCTCCGGCGCAGGAACTGGTTTCGTGTATTGCGAGTATGGCGGCTGGGTATGAGATTGAGAAGATACTGGAGGAGGGTGGGTGCAAGGAGGAGGTATCTTAA
- the purB gene encoding adenylosuccinate lyase: MIPRYSRPEMSAIWTDEAKYGNWLRVEIAVCEAWAEHGRIPGEAVDEIKEKAGFDVERINGLEKELKHDVISFLTSVAEHVGENSRFIHLGLTSSDVLDTAFALQLRDASDLLIEDLNRALEVLKKQAFKYKDTPMIGRTHGIHAEPRTMGLVFALWYDEMKRNLERMKRARDIISVGKISGAVGTFANVRPEVEEYACERLGLRPAPISTQIVQRDVHAEFFLTLSIIASTIEKIAVEIRHFQRTEVLELEEPFTEGQKGSSAMPHKRNPVLSENLCGLSRLVRSYSIPALENIALWHERDISHSSVERVIGPDSTILLDFMLDRLCYLLDGLEVYPENMEKNIWLTRGLVFSQKVLLKLIEKGFSREEAYKLVQQNAMKTWKNKEDFKQLLLKDSTVSGSLSKEEIEECFDVKADLKNVDRIFDRVFS, encoded by the coding sequence TTGATACCAAGATATTCAAGGCCTGAAATGTCGGCAATTTGGACTGATGAGGCAAAGTACGGGAACTGGCTTCGCGTCGAAATCGCCGTTTGCGAGGCGTGGGCTGAGCACGGCAGGATTCCCGGGGAGGCCGTTGACGAGATAAAAGAGAAAGCGGGTTTCGATGTGGAAAGAATAAACGGACTCGAAAAGGAACTAAAGCACGATGTTATATCCTTTCTTACGTCCGTTGCCGAGCATGTGGGAGAGAACTCGAGATTTATTCACCTCGGCCTGACGTCGTCCGATGTGCTCGATACCGCATTCGCTCTTCAGCTACGGGACGCGTCCGATTTACTTATAGAAGATTTAAACAGGGCGCTTGAGGTGCTGAAGAAGCAGGCGTTTAAATATAAAGACACCCCTATGATTGGCAGAACCCACGGTATTCACGCAGAGCCCAGGACCATGGGGCTTGTTTTCGCCCTGTGGTACGACGAGATGAAAAGGAATCTCGAGCGCATGAAAAGGGCGCGGGATATTATAAGCGTGGGCAAGATTTCGGGCGCAGTCGGCACATTTGCGAATGTCCGCCCCGAGGTTGAGGAATATGCCTGCGAGCGTCTGGGTTTGAGGCCTGCTCCGATATCGACACAGATAGTTCAGAGGGACGTACACGCGGAATTTTTTCTCACTCTGTCTATAATAGCATCCACAATCGAAAAAATAGCCGTGGAGATAAGGCATTTTCAGAGAACGGAGGTGCTTGAGCTCGAAGAGCCGTTCACCGAGGGTCAGAAGGGCTCCTCTGCAATGCCTCATAAGAGGAATCCCGTGCTTTCCGAAAACCTGTGCGGACTTTCGCGTCTGGTTCGCTCTTACTCCATACCGGCGCTTGAGAATATCGCGCTCTGGCACGAACGCGATATAAGCCATTCATCGGTTGAAAGGGTAATAGGTCCCGACAGCACCATTCTCCTCGACTTTATGCTGGACAGGCTTTGTTACCTTCTGGACGGACTTGAGGTATATCCCGAGAACATGGAAAAGAATATCTGGCTCACGCGCGGTCTTGTGTTTTCCCAGAAGGTTTTGCTCAAACTCATCGAAAAGGGATTCTCCAGAGAAGAAGCTTACAAGCTGGTTCAGCAAAACGCCATGAAAACATGGAAAAATAAGGAAGATTTCAAGCAGCTGTTGTTAAAAGACAGCACTGTTTCCGGTTCCTTGAGCAAGGAGGAAATCGAGGAATGCTTCGATGTAAAGGCCGATCTGAAAAATGTCGATCGTATCTTTGATAGGGTGTTTTCATAG
- a CDS encoding LL-diaminopimelate aminotransferase, protein MDVKWAKRIAELPPYLFAEIDAKKNEMRAKGVDIIDLGVGDPDIPTPDRIIDALDKAAHDPRNHRYPSYEGMLSYRAAVADWYKERFDVDLDPKTEVVALIGSKEGIAHTPLAFVDPGDYGLYSDPGYPVYPTSISFAGGTPYAMPLLKENDFLPDLGLIPEDVRQKSKIMFINYPNNPTTAVAGEDFYREVIEFAARYNILICHDAAYTEIAYDGYKPLSFLEIDGAKDVGIEFHSLSKTFNMTGWRIGFAVGNKKAIGGLGKIKTNIDSGAFQAIQVAGIEALKNYRLGLDDRIKIFEERRDIFCKGLDEAGLKYHKPKATFYVWFEVPEGVSSKEFSSKLLTEAGVVVTPGTGFGEYGEGYARVSTTFATERIVEAVERIKEAKF, encoded by the coding sequence ATGGATGTGAAATGGGCGAAAAGAATTGCGGAGCTTCCGCCTTACCTGTTTGCTGAAATCGACGCGAAAAAAAATGAAATGAGGGCAAAGGGGGTAGATATAATAGATCTGGGAGTAGGAGACCCGGATATCCCTACGCCTGATCGAATAATCGATGCTCTGGATAAAGCCGCTCATGATCCCCGGAATCACAGATACCCTTCATACGAGGGAATGCTCTCATACAGAGCGGCAGTAGCCGACTGGTACAAGGAAAGATTCGACGTTGATCTTGATCCGAAAACAGAGGTCGTGGCTCTTATAGGCTCCAAGGAAGGCATTGCTCACACGCCTCTTGCCTTTGTGGATCCCGGTGATTACGGACTCTATTCAGACCCGGGTTATCCTGTCTACCCTACTTCGATCAGCTTTGCGGGAGGCACGCCCTATGCAATGCCGCTTCTAAAGGAAAATGATTTTCTGCCCGACCTTGGTTTGATACCCGAGGATGTGAGGCAGAAATCGAAGATAATGTTCATAAACTATCCGAACAATCCGACAACGGCCGTGGCCGGAGAGGACTTCTACAGGGAGGTAATAGAATTTGCCGCCAGATACAATATCCTTATATGTCACGATGCGGCTTACACTGAAATAGCGTACGACGGCTATAAGCCGCTCAGCTTTCTCGAGATCGACGGCGCCAAGGATGTGGGTATTGAGTTCCATTCTCTGTCGAAGACTTTCAATATGACCGGATGGAGAATTGGATTTGCAGTGGGAAACAAAAAGGCTATCGGGGGACTCGGAAAGATTAAAACCAATATAGATTCGGGCGCATTTCAGGCAATACAGGTCGCGGGCATAGAGGCTCTCAAAAATTACAGACTCGGCCTTGATGACAGAATCAAAATATTCGAGGAGAGAAGGGACATTTTTTGTAAGGGGCTCGATGAGGCGGGTCTCAAATATCATAAACCCAAGGCGACATTTTACGTGTGGTTTGAAGTGCCGGAAGGTGTGTCGTCCAAGGAATTTTCATCGAAACTTCTTACGGAAGCGGGAGTCGTCGTTACGCCCGGCACCGGATTTGGTGAGTACGGCGAGGGTTACGCTCGTGTCTCGACTACATTCGCAACTGAAAGAATCGTCGAAGCGGTGGAGAGGATCAAAGAGGCGAAGTTCTGA
- a CDS encoding glycosyltransferase family 2 protein → MEYFILTSKIILTSVYAVTLIFLCVFGLHRYYLSYLYTKNKDKKPSPKEKYKTLPAVTVQLPIYNEMYVVERLISSVCRIDYPGDLLEIQVLDDSTDNTTEIAARCVRGYKEQGLNIHYIHRGNREGFKAGALREGLKTVGGELIAVFDADFIPPEDFLKKTVDYFSDPEIGMVQVRWGHVNLDFSTLTKAQSILLDGHFMIEQTSRFNSGMFFNFNGTAGVLRKECIETSGGWQHDTLTEDLDLSYRAQLAGWKLIYLKDLIADAELPVDMNAFKSQQHRWAKGGVQTALKILPQIFRRKNLPLKIKSEAFFHLFGNISYLLLLILFLLMFPVGLFWNDLVWESGVVLSIFALAAGTLSFVLFYILTVREARGKSWRAYIKYVPLAISIGAGMAVNNSKAVLEALMAKNSEFRRTPKFAVTLKGESWRSSSYITSKDATAVIELAIGAVFLLETFLAIYLGYFGWVPFLIFIQFGFFYTGLLSIFHGSGKKGAAAGIGSIIPEPALQREKEY, encoded by the coding sequence GTGGAATATTTTATTCTAACTTCTAAAATAATATTAACATCGGTTTATGCCGTAACGCTGATATTTCTCTGCGTATTTGGGTTGCACCGATACTATCTATCGTATTTATACACAAAAAATAAAGACAAGAAACCTTCTCCCAAAGAGAAATACAAAACATTACCTGCCGTTACGGTACAGCTCCCTATTTATAACGAGATGTATGTGGTCGAGAGGCTTATCTCCTCGGTCTGCAGAATAGACTACCCCGGGGATTTACTTGAAATTCAGGTACTCGATGATTCAACGGACAATACCACTGAAATTGCCGCCAGATGTGTCAGGGGCTACAAAGAGCAGGGTTTAAACATCCATTATATTCACAGGGGCAACAGGGAGGGCTTCAAGGCGGGCGCTTTGAGGGAAGGTCTTAAGACGGTCGGGGGCGAACTAATAGCCGTGTTTGACGCTGACTTTATACCGCCTGAGGATTTTCTGAAAAAAACAGTGGACTATTTTTCCGATCCCGAGATCGGAATGGTGCAGGTTAGGTGGGGGCATGTTAATCTGGATTTTTCAACACTTACTAAAGCTCAGTCCATTCTGCTCGACGGGCATTTTATGATCGAGCAGACCTCCCGGTTCAACAGCGGGATGTTCTTTAATTTTAACGGAACCGCCGGGGTGCTTAGAAAAGAATGCATAGAGACCTCTGGAGGCTGGCAGCACGACACACTGACGGAGGATCTGGACCTTAGCTACCGTGCGCAACTTGCGGGATGGAAGCTCATATATTTGAAGGACCTCATTGCCGACGCCGAGCTGCCCGTAGATATGAATGCGTTTAAGTCACAGCAGCACAGATGGGCCAAGGGCGGCGTGCAGACCGCCTTAAAGATACTGCCTCAAATATTCCGGAGGAAAAATCTGCCCTTGAAGATAAAGTCGGAAGCGTTCTTTCACCTTTTCGGCAATATTTCATATTTGCTTCTCCTTATTTTGTTTCTATTGATGTTTCCGGTGGGTTTGTTCTGGAACGATCTGGTCTGGGAAAGCGGAGTGGTGCTGAGCATATTCGCTTTGGCCGCCGGCACTTTAAGCTTCGTTCTTTTCTATATATTGACGGTAAGGGAAGCGCGCGGCAAAAGCTGGCGCGCGTATATAAAATACGTCCCGCTTGCTATCTCGATCGGGGCGGGCATGGCGGTTAATAATTCAAAGGCTGTGCTGGAGGCTTTAATGGCCAAAAATTCCGAATTCAGGAGGACACCCAAGTTTGCAGTCACGTTAAAGGGAGAAAGTTGGCGTTCCAGCAGTTATATAACGTCCAAGGATGCCACAGCCGTGATCGAGCTCGCCATAGGAGCGGTATTTCTTTTGGAGACCTTTTTGGCGATCTATTTGGGTTACTTCGGCTGGGTTCCCTTTTTAATCTTTATACAGTTCGGATTTTTTTATACAGGTCTCCTTTCGATTTTTCACGGATCGGGGAAAAAAGGGGCTGCCGCCGGGATAGGGTCTATAATCCCCGAACCCGCGCTTCAGAGGGAAAAAGAATACTGA
- the clcA gene encoding H(+)/Cl(-) exchange transporter ClcA: MKFHSEREPKKSSYISRIMSRFLSAEKRSSPVLFWALIVGALTGLIGAVFQIVLDQIAGFREMLMSHVSDTPGLPLLTSVVLSAVMVFLAFLLVRRIAPETGGSGVQEIEGALDDVRPVRWKRVLPVKFFAGILSLGGGLVLGREGPTIQMGGNIGKMIADFFKAAKDETHALIAAGAGGGLSAAFNAPLAGILFVFEEMRPEFKYNFLSVQAVIIACAASDIALRSLMGQSPDISMAMLQVPPLASLWLFLIFGFVFGIFGVVFNKVLIETLNFFTNLKGWSFKLTGLYVGAFIGLLAWLYPDTIGGGYDVIPRALSGSIPVMILLVLFAARFGTTMVSYGSGAPGGIFAPMLALGTLFGMWFGHFAHFWLPDLVVRPELFAVAGMAALFCATVRAPLTGITLTIEMTGNYDMILPLILTCLTATLVAEALGGKPIYTVLLKRTLNLAKNKIL; encoded by the coding sequence ATGAAGTTTCATTCCGAGCGAGAACCTAAGAAATCCTCATACATAAGCAGAATCATGTCCAGATTCCTCTCGGCGGAGAAGAGGAGCAGTCCCGTTTTGTTTTGGGCCCTCATCGTAGGAGCCCTGACAGGCTTAATCGGAGCCGTATTTCAGATTGTGCTTGATCAGATCGCCGGATTCAGGGAAATGCTTATGAGCCATGTCTCGGATACGCCCGGGCTCCCGCTACTGACCTCTGTAGTGCTGTCGGCAGTGATGGTATTCCTGGCATTTTTGCTGGTTCGCAGGATAGCGCCCGAAACAGGTGGGAGCGGGGTTCAGGAAATTGAGGGCGCGCTCGACGACGTAAGGCCTGTCAGGTGGAAAAGGGTTCTGCCGGTCAAGTTTTTCGCCGGAATTCTGTCCCTCGGAGGCGGCCTGGTGCTGGGAAGAGAAGGGCCTACAATACAGATGGGGGGCAATATCGGCAAGATGATCGCGGACTTCTTTAAAGCGGCCAAAGATGAGACTCACGCGCTTATAGCCGCGGGGGCAGGGGGAGGGCTCTCGGCGGCATTCAATGCGCCGCTTGCCGGGATTTTATTCGTCTTCGAGGAGATGAGACCGGAATTCAAATACAATTTTCTCTCCGTCCAGGCCGTAATTATCGCCTGCGCAGCTTCAGACATTGCGCTCCGCTCCCTGATGGGACAAAGCCCGGATATCAGCATGGCAATGCTGCAAGTGCCTCCACTGGCATCGCTCTGGCTTTTTCTTATATTCGGTTTCGTATTCGGGATATTCGGAGTCGTCTTCAATAAAGTTCTGATAGAAACCCTTAACTTCTTCACTAATTTAAAGGGTTGGTCTTTTAAGCTTACCGGCCTTTACGTGGGCGCCTTCATAGGACTTCTAGCATGGCTCTATCCCGACACTATAGGCGGCGGTTATGACGTTATACCCAGAGCGCTCTCGGGCTCTATACCCGTAATGATACTTCTCGTACTTTTCGCCGCCCGTTTCGGCACGACGATGGTAAGCTACGGCTCCGGGGCCCCGGGCGGCATTTTCGCCCCCATGCTGGCGCTCGGCACACTGTTCGGCATGTGGTTCGGCCACTTCGCGCATTTCTGGCTTCCCGATCTCGTTGTTCGTCCCGAGTTATTTGCGGTAGCCGGTATGGCCGCCCTTTTTTGCGCAACGGTGAGGGCCCCTCTCACCGGAATAACCCTGACGATCGAAATGACCGGGAATTACGATATGATTTTACCCCTGATCCTAACCTGTCTTACGGCAACACTCGTGGCCGAGGCGTTGGGCGGAAAGCCCATATATACTGTGCTCCTGAAAAGAACCTTAAATCTGGCGAAAAACAAGATATTGTGA
- a CDS encoding PPOX class F420-dependent oxidoreductase, whose protein sequence is MKEMTENEYREFLLTGTKTGKLATVRKDGRPHVVPIWYDLDGETLIFSTGGDSVKADNMRRDPRVCLTVDDQTPPYSYVMIEGTVSFSEDPDELLKWATRIGGRYMGEEQAEAYGKRNSSEGEILVRIYPTKILAHKDVASW, encoded by the coding sequence ATGAAAGAAATGACCGAAAATGAATATAGAGAATTTCTTTTGACAGGCACAAAGACCGGGAAACTTGCGACCGTGAGAAAGGACGGACGTCCCCATGTCGTACCCATCTGGTACGACCTCGACGGAGAGACATTAATCTTTAGCACTGGCGGGGACTCCGTTAAGGCCGACAACATGCGGCGAGACCCGAGGGTATGCCTGACTGTAGACGACCAGACGCCCCCCTACTCGTATGTAATGATCGAGGGAACGGTCTCTTTTTCCGAAGACCCCGACGAGCTTCTCAAGTGGGCCACCCGCATCGGAGGCCGTTATATGGGAGAAGAGCAGGCGGAAGCATACGGAAAACGAAATTCGTCCGAAGGGGAAATCCTGGTCAGAATCTACCCGACAAAAATACTGGCCCATAAAGACGTAGCCAGCTGGTAG
- a CDS encoding 1-acyl-sn-glycerol-3-phosphate acyltransferase — protein MTLLRKPLKIAAFLVLVITFLPVLFLVDLFIFKKRTKLYLFSRISSFYLRVALAVLGVRVRVKNASRLKDRKKNYFIISNHLSYIDIFAIYSVSPSLFVANSELEESFLLGSIVRYSGGVFVERRSRAKLLTDITNITNILNMGINVVIFPEGTTSNGERVMPFKTSFLGAAAETGADVLPICIRYREINGRSVDKENGHLVYFYENITFFEHFFRLLNLRSITVELRELEVIESRSGVTRKELTEQAFSRISDAYNEKCEDG, from the coding sequence ATGACGCTTCTAAGAAAACCCCTTAAAATAGCTGCCTTTCTGGTTCTGGTTATAACCTTTCTCCCGGTATTGTTTTTGGTCGATCTGTTCATATTTAAAAAGCGGACAAAACTTTATCTCTTTTCGAGAATCTCGTCTTTTTATCTTCGTGTCGCTCTCGCCGTGCTGGGGGTTCGGGTGAGGGTCAAAAACGCCTCCAGGTTGAAAGACAGAAAGAAAAACTATTTCATTATATCAAACCATCTCTCTTACATTGACATATTCGCTATATATTCGGTAAGCCCCTCGCTTTTCGTAGCCAACTCGGAACTGGAGGAGTCTTTTTTGCTCGGCTCTATTGTGAGATACTCCGGCGGAGTGTTCGTAGAGAGGAGAAGCAGGGCTAAATTGCTTACGGATATAACTAATATAACCAATATTCTTAATATGGGTATAAATGTAGTAATATTCCCCGAGGGTACGACATCGAACGGGGAAAGGGTAATGCCGTTTAAGACTTCCTTCTTGGGAGCCGCGGCTGAAACCGGGGCCGATGTACTGCCAATATGTATCCGATACAGAGAAATAAACGGCCGGAGCGTGGACAAGGAAAACGGACATCTTGTCTACTTTTACGAGAATATTACGTTTTTCGAGCATTTTTTCAGACTGCTCAATCTGAGGTCTATTACTGTCGAGCTCAGAGAGCTCGAGGTTATCGAGTCCCGGTCCGGAGTGACCAGGAAGGAGTTGACGGAACAAGCCTTCTCGAGAATAAGTGATGCATATAATGAAAAATGTGAGGACGGATAA